The genomic segment CGGTCGGCGGTGATGGCGGTGGCGACCTCGCCCGCCAGGCAGCCCGACAGGCAGATCAGGCCCTCGTTCCACTCGCGCAGGATCTCCTTGTCGATGCGCGGTTTGTAGAAGAAGCCGTCCTTGTACGACTGCGAGACCAGGCGCGAGAGGTTCTTGTAGCCGATCTCGTTCATCGCCAGTAGGATCAGGTGGTTGTTCCCGGCGCGCTCGTAGTCGCTGCTGGCCACGGCGGTGCGCTCGGTGCGCGAGCGCGGCGCCACGTACACCTCGCAGCCGATGATCGGCTTGATGCCCGCATCCTTGGCCGACTTGTAGAAGTCGACGGTGCCGAACATGTTGCCGTGGTCGGTCATCGCCACCGACGTCAGCCCCAGGCCTTTGAGCTTGGGCATGAGGTCGGAGATCTTGTTGGCGCCGTCGAGGAGGCTGTACTGGGTGTGGAGATGGAGATGGACGAAGCTCACGGCCTGCGCAGGCTCCATCGAAACACGGCCTGAATCAAAAACGGCCGTGCGTAGGAGACGGCGCGGCCGCTGCGCCTTCGGCGCCGGCGGACAGACGCGCGGCCGTCGCTAGCGCGTCGCGGTTCCGGGCTCGGCCATCTTTCGATGCTGCTCGGCCAGGAGCGAGGCAGGGGCGACGTTGGCAAGCGTCGTCATGAGCTTATTGCTCCAGCCCGAGACGACCTCCTGCTCGCCCTTCATCATCGCTTCGAAGCCTTGCCGCGCAACGTCCGCGGGGTCGTCCTTGTCGCTGCTGCCTACGTAGGTGTCCATCATGTCGGCGCGCGCGAAGAAGTTCGTCTCGGTGGCACCCGGGATCAGGCAGGTGACGGTGACGCCGCTGTCCTTGAGCTCGTTTCGCAGCGCGAACGAGAAAGAGTTGAGAAATGCCTTGGTGCCGCCGTAGACCGCCTGGAACGTGCCCGGGATGTAGCCCGCCACCGAGCCGGTGATGAGGATTCGGCCGTGCGCTGCCGCGCGCATGCGGCGTCCGATCTTGTGAATGAGATAGACGGTGCCGGTGACGTTGGTGTCGATGACGTGACGGATGTCGTCGAATTCCTGGTCGAGAAAGGCGCGGCCGAGACCGTGTCCGGCATTGGCGAGCAACGCATCGACCTTTCTGTCGCCGACGGCCGCGCACAGCTCGTCGACCCCCTCGATCGTCGCCAGATCGATCTGCACCGCATCCACCGATGCCCCGAGGGCGCGCAGATTCTCCGCCGCATCCGGGACGCCCGCATCATCTGCGCCGATGACCAGGTCGAAGCCGCCTTCGGCGCAGCAGCGTGCGAGCTCGTAGCCGATGCCGCTCGATGCCCCGGTGATGAGTGCCAGTGGTTTTTGCGTGCCCATGCCCAGTCTCCTCGTCGACGTTTCAGGAATCGACGGGAGGCGCGCAGCGGCATTCGACTCGACCGAAGCTTTACGGCGTGGCGGTGTGGCGCCGCCGGCGAGCTTCACGCTCGTCCTGCCGGCAACGGTCGTGCCCGGCAGTGCTCACGCCGGGCACTGCAGCGGTACCGGCTGCCCCACCGCCCTGCGCAGAATCACCAAGGAATCCGTGGCCGTAACGGTGCCCGACTCGTTGACGTCGCAGACGCGCAGGTCGCAGTTGGAGCTCTGCACGGCAGCTTTCAGCACGAACAGGGCGTCGCCCGCCTTGGGCACGGTCGCGTTTAGCCTGGTCGGGATGCCGCACTGGTAGGCGATGCAGTCGGCCGAGCAGTAGTCGCCGGCCGTATAGAGGAGGTCACCGTCGTCGCAGGTCTCCGGTGCCTGCACCGCCAGGTTGCCGCACTCCGGGTCGCCGTCGTCGTCCAGGATGAAGCCGTGGCCGATGTTGCCCGCGTAGCCTCCGGGCAGGAGCTGGCCGCTGACCATCAAAAAGAACACCTCGATGCCCTCGTCGGCGGCATCGCCGAGGATCGGCACCGAGACGGTCTTGGGGGCCTCGCCGGCCGCAAAGCTCATCGCAACGTCGATGTCCTCGTAGTCGAGGCCGGCCGTTGCCGTGCCGGCCGTGGTCCGCACATTGAACGTCACCGTATGGTCGGTGGGCGTCACCGAGACCTCGATTTCGAGGTTCTTGGTCCCGTTGTCTCCCTCGCTGATGGAGGCGCTCGAAATGTAGACGCCCGGAAAGTCGGTGCTGTAGTCGAACAGCAGGATCTCACTGGTCGCCTGCGCGCCAAGGGTGGCCCCGCCCGTCGGATTGGTGAGCAGCAGGTCGATGGTCTGGTCGGCGCCGTCGGGTCCGTCGAGCACCAGAGGCACGTCGAACGACTTCAGGAACTCGCCGTCAGCGAACGTGAGCGTGCCCGACACGTCCGTGTAGTCGGCGGGCGCAGTGGCGGTGTCGGCCATCGTTGCGTACTGCACCGAGACCGTGCCGGTGGCACCGCCGCTGCGCGAGACGAGGACGGTGACGAAGCCCTGCTCCTCGTAGCCCAGGAACTTCATCTGCGAGAACTGCAGCACGCCGGCATCCTCGCCGGCATCGATGACGGCGCAGGGCGAGAACTCGGAGGTGTCGCCCTCGGGGCTGGTCGCGGTCGCGGTGACCACGGTGTCGGCGCTCGAAAAAGGCACCGTCGCCTCGATCAGGCCGATGCCGTCCTCGTCCGTCATGACGGTGGAGCTGCCGAGGTAGGTCTGACCTTCGCCAAAGCCGGAGGGGTCGCAGGCCGGGCTCGAGTAGAAGTCGATGTCGTAGGTGGTGGCGGGACGGCTGGAAAGCTTGCCCGCGATGTCGATGTCGGCGCCGACCACGAGCACCGACGTCAGCGCCGGCATGTTCTGCCGCTCGTTGGCGCCGGTGTCGCCGTCGCGCGAGTCGTCGGCGGAGAGATTCGTCGGATCCAGGTCCAGGCCCAGACCGCCGTTCGAGAAAATGGAGTTGCCGCGCATCTGGTTGTGCGTGCCGAACCAGACGAAGGCGCCGGAGTTGACGGCCCCGGCGATGATATTGCCCGCACCGGGCTCGATGCCGCCGACGATGTTCCCCGAGGCGCCGTAGTAGACGATGTTGAACCAGTTGCCGCGAAGCGTGGTGCCGTCGGCGGCCACGCCGATGCGGTTGCCCTGCACCAGGTTGTTGGTCGCGCCAGGGCCGCCGAAGACGATGCCGTAGTACTGGTTGGAAGCGATGATGTTGCCGGCGCCGGGATCGGTGCCGCCGATGACGTTGTCGGCGCTGTAGATCTCCAGCCCCGAATCGTCGTTGCCCATCGGCGTCTGCCCGTCGGCAGCAAGACCGATGATGTTGCCCTCGAAGACGTTGCCGGGCGCGTCGGCGTCGAGCGTGACGCCGCGATTGTTGCCGGAGAAGACGTTGCCGGCGCCCGGGGCGGTGCCGCCGATGAAGTTGCCAGTGGCCGAGATCAGGCGCAGAGCATAGCCGCCATTGGGAATGGCGGCGTTGCCGCTGATGTTGGTGCCGACGTAGTTGCCCTGGATCGTGTTGCCCTCGCCGCCGATGATGGCCATGCCTCCGCCGCCGGAGATGACGTTGCGGGCGCCGGCCTCGGTGCCGCCGATGGTGTTGTCGCTGCCGTAGATGCGGATTCCGCCGACCCCGCCGAGCGCGGCCGTTCCGGCGGCGTTGGTCCCGACGAGGTTGCCCTGCACGACGTGCATCGTTCCGCTGACGTCGATGCCGCCGCCGTTTCCCGAGACGAGGTTGCTCTCGCCGGCGGCGGCTCCGCCGATGAGGTTGGACTCGCCGTCGACCGAGATGCCGATTCCTGCGTTGCCAATCGCGACCATGCCGGTCACGTCGGTGCCGATGTAGTTGCCCTGCACCGTGTTGCCATCGCCGGAGGTCGCCAGTCCCGCGCCGTTGCCGGAGATGAGGTTCCTGGCAGCGGCGACATTGCCGCCGACGGTGTTGTCGTGGCCGTAGATACGGATGCCGGTCCCGCCGCCTTCCTCGAGCAGCGCCTCGGTGCCTGTGGCGTTGGTGCCGACGCGGTTGCCCTGGACAACGTTGTTGATCCCGTTGACATCGATTCCGCCGTTGTTGCCGGAGACCAGGTTGGCCGCGCCGGCGACCGTCCCGCCGATCGTGTTGGAGTCGCCGTGGACGACGATTCCGACGCCGCCGTTGCCGAACGCGATCGTGCCGGTGGGATCGGTGCCGATGTAGTTCGCCTCGATCAGGTTGTTCACCTGCCCCTCGCGAACGACGATGCCCGAATGCGTGTTGCCCGAAATCACGTTGCGGTCGCCGGCAAAGGTGCCGCCGATGAAGTTGCCGTCCGAATACACCTCGATGCCATGGTAGCTGTTCGGTATTGCGGCGGTGCCCGCGGCGTTGAGGCCGATGATGTTGCCGCGAATGCTGGTGCCTTCCGGATTCTCCGACTCCAGGCTGATGCCGCGCGCGTTCCCCGAGATCAGGTTGCCGCCGCCGGCGGCGTTGCTCCCGATCGAATTGCCCGCACCGAAGGAGCGGATCGCATAGCTGCCGTTGCCGATGGCGGCGGTGCCGGCAGGGTTGGTGCCGAAGTAGTTGCCGAGAATGTCGTTGCTGGTGGCGTTGGCACCAATCGTCATTCCGTTGCCGCCGTTGCCCGAGATGACGTTGCGATCGGCTGCCGTGCTGCCGCCAACGGTTCCGAAGCTGCCGTCGACGGCGATTCCCGTGCCCGTGTTGCCGGCGCCGCCGGCACCGGTGGAATCGAGGCCGATGTAGTTGGCCTCGACGACGAAGAGGGCGCCCTCCATGCGGACGCCGGTGGCGAACGCGTGAATCGCGAGCCCGCGCACGCTGCTCAGGTTGCCGACCAATCGAAGCCCCGTGCCGCCTGCGGTGGTGCCCTTGAGCGTCACCAGCGGAACGCCGGCATACCCGGGCTGGCTGGTGCCGTTGATGTCGACGGGCGTGGTCATGACCGGCAGCGAGGTTGCCGGAGTGATCACGCGCTGGCCCGCGGGAAGGTTGAAGCGGATCTCGTCGAACGCCG from the Candidatus Limnocylindrales bacterium genome contains:
- a CDS encoding Calx-beta domain-containing protein — its product is MSAFAIRLAVVAAAIGVLVAAHPAAAVVFTVTNNLDAGAGSLRNAMTAANATPAFDEIRFNLPAGQRVITPATSLPVMTTPVDINGTSQPGYAGVPLVTLKGTTAGGTGLRLVGNLSSVRGLAIHAFATGVRMEGALFVVEANYIGLDSTGAGGAGNTGTGIAVDGSFGTVGGSTAADRNVISGNGGNGMTIGANATSNDILGNYFGTNPAGTAAIGNGSYAIRSFGAGNSIGSNAAGGGNLISGNARGISLESENPEGTSIRGNIIGLNAAGTAAIPNSYHGIEVYSDGNFIGGTFAGDRNVISGNTHSGIVVREGQVNNLIEANYIGTDPTGTIAFGNGGVGIVVHGDSNTIGGTVAGAANLVSGNNGGIDVNGINNVVQGNRVGTNATGTEALLEEGGGTGIRIYGHDNTVGGNVAAARNLISGNGAGLATSGDGNTVQGNYIGTDVTGMVAIGNAGIGISVDGESNLIGGAAAGESNLVSGNGGGIDVSGTMHVVQGNLVGTNAAGTAALGGVGGIRIYGSDNTIGGTEAGARNVISGGGGMAIIGGEGNTIQGNYVGTNISGNAAIPNGGYALRLISATGNFIGGTAPGAGNVFSGNNRGVTLDADAPGNVFEGNIIGLAADGQTPMGNDDSGLEIYSADNVIGGTDPGAGNIIASNQYYGIVFGGPGATNNLVQGNRIGVAADGTTLRGNWFNIVYYGASGNIVGGIEPGAGNIIAGAVNSGAFVWFGTHNQMRGNSIFSNGGLGLDLDPTNLSADDSRDGDTGANERQNMPALTSVLVVGADIDIAGKLSSRPATTYDIDFYSSPACDPSGFGEGQTYLGSSTVMTDEDGIGLIEATVPFSSADTVVTATATSPEGDTSEFSPCAVIDAGEDAGVLQFSQMKFLGYEEQGFVTVLVSRSGGATGTVSVQYATMADTATAPADYTDVSGTLTFADGEFLKSFDVPLVLDGPDGADQTIDLLLTNPTGGATLGAQATSEILLFDYSTDFPGVYISSASISEGDNGTKNLEIEVSVTPTDHTVTFNVRTTAGTATAGLDYEDIDVAMSFAAGEAPKTVSVPILGDAADEGIEVFFLMVSGQLLPGGYAGNIGHGFILDDDGDPECGNLAVQAPETCDDGDLLYTAGDYCSADCIAYQCGIPTRLNATVPKAGDALFVLKAAVQSSNCDLRVCDVNESGTVTATDSLVILRRAVGQPVPLQCPA
- a CDS encoding SDR family NAD(P)-dependent oxidoreductase, whose protein sequence is MGTQKPLALITGASSGIGYELARCCAEGGFDLVIGADDAGVPDAAENLRALGASVDAVQIDLATIEGVDELCAAVGDRKVDALLANAGHGLGRAFLDQEFDDIRHVIDTNVTGTVYLIHKIGRRMRAAAHGRILITGSVAGYIPGTFQAVYGGTKAFLNSFSFALRNELKDSGVTVTCLIPGATETNFFARADMMDTYVGSSDKDDPADVARQGFEAMMKGEQEVVSGWSNKLMTTLANVAPASLLAEQHRKMAEPGTATR